A genomic stretch from Dermochelys coriacea isolate rDerCor1 chromosome 24, rDerCor1.pri.v4, whole genome shotgun sequence includes:
- the LOC119847706 gene encoding guanylate-binding protein 1-like isoform X11, which translates to MAVPMLAPICLIENSPTGELRVQQEALQVLAEISQPVVVVAIAGLYRTGKSYLMNKLAGQRTGFSLGATVQSHTKGIWMWCLPHPYRAGHTLVLLDTEGLGDVEKGDTKNDTWIFALAVLLSSTLVYNSMGTISQQAMDQLHYVTELTEHIKVKAAGEGGRQEGEDSAEFLRFFPAFVWAVRDFTLQLELDGREITEDEYLENGLKLKPGSSQRAQLYNLPRECIRQFFPARKCFVFIQPAGRRDLPRLEELQEDELEPEFSEQVARFCHHIWETSKPKTIPGGHVVTGAMLGNLAMTYVDTIRSGAVPCMESAVLALAQIENSAAVGEAVAVYEEQLARQVVVLLPTESVPELLELHAQCEREALRAFMARTFKDDDRSFQGELMHRLEEQKQELYRRNELASSDRCTAILLELSDEMEDQIGQRVYLVPGGYQHFQNDRQQMVERYRQVPGKGIKAEEVLQEFLQSKEAVAQTILQTDQALTEKEKETAAERARAEMAEREQEVLKQKEAELQQKLEDQDRSYQENLRQLEEKLEDERKKLLEEQGKMMDQKLKEQEALLREGFREEARRLENEIRGLQQQNEEIQKPSWIQSALGTLGDVASLVLPGFVGKAAGVVTNLVRRLF; encoded by the exons ATGGCGGTCCCCATGCTGGCCCCCATCTGCCTGATCGAGAACAGCCCAACGGGGGAGCTGCGGGtgcagcaggaggcgctgcaggtgCTGGCAGAGATCTCCCAGCCCGTGGTGGTGGTGGCCATCGCCGGGCTGTACCGCACCGGCAAGTCCTACCTCATGAACAAACTGGCTGGCCAGAGAACAG GGTTTTCGTTGGGCGCCACGGTGCAGTCTCACACCAAGGGCATCTGGATGTGGTGCCTGCCCCATCCCTACCGGGCCGGCCACACCCTGGTGCTGCTGGACACCGAGGGGCTGGGGGACGTGGAGAag GGTGACACGAAGAACGACACATGGATCTTCGCACTGGCCGTGCTGCTCAGCAGCACCCTGGTCTATAACAGCATGGGCACCATCAGCCAGCAGGCCATGGACCAGCTGCA CTATGTGACGGAGCTGACGGAGCACATCAAGGTGAAGGCGGCAGGCGAGGGCGGCCGGCAGGAGGGGGAGGATTCGGCCGAGTTCCTGCGGTTCTTCCCAGCCTTTGTGTGGGCCGTGCGGGATTTCAcgctgcagctggagctggacGGGCGGGAGATCACCGAGGATGAGTATCTGGAGAATGGCCTGAAACTAAAGCCAG gcAGCAGCCAGCGAGCCCAGCTCTACAACCTGCCCCGTGAGTGCATCCGCCAGTTCTTCCCGGCCCGGAAATGCTTCGTCTTCATCCAGCCGGCTGGCAGGAGGGACCTGCCCcggctggaggagctgcaggaggacgAGCTGGAGCCTGAGTTCTCGGAGCAGGTGGCCCGGTTCTGCCACCACATCTGGGAGACATCGAAGCCCAAGACCATCCCAGGCGGCCACGTGGTGACTGGGGCCA TGCTGGGGAATCTGGCGATGACCTACGTAGACACCATCCGCAGCGGGGCGGTGCCCTGCATGGAGAGCGCGGTGCTGGCCCTGGCGCAGATCGAGAACTCGGCGGCGGTGGGGGAGGCCGTGGCTGTCTATGAGGAGCAGCTGGCGCGgcaggtggtggtgctgctgcctaCGGAGAGTGTGCCAGAACTGCTGGAGCTGCATGCCCAGTGCGAGCGGGAGGCGCTGCGGGCGTTCATGGCGCGCACCTTCAAGGACGACGACCGCAGCTTCCAAGGGGAGCTCATG CACCGCCTGGAGGAGCAGAAGCAGGAGCTCTACCGGCGCAATGAGCTGGCATCCTCGGACCGCTGCACGGCCATCCTGCTGGAGCTGTCGGACGAGATGGAAGACCAGATCGGCCAGAGGGTCTACCTGGTGCCCGGGGGCTACCAGCACTTCCAGAATGACCGGCAGCAGATGGTGGAGAGATACCGGCAGGTGCCGGGGAAGGGGATAAAG GCCGAGGAGGTGCTGCAGGAGTTCCTCCAGTCCAAGGAGGCCGTGGCCCAGACCATCCTGCAGACGGACCAGGCCCTGacggagaaggagaaggagacgGCAG CCGAGCGAGCCCGGGCCGAAATGGCTGAGCGGGAGCAGGAGGTCTTGAAGCAGAAGGAGGCTGAGCTGCAGCAGAAGCTGGAGGACCAGGACCGCAGCTACCAGGAGAACCTGCggcagctggaggagaagctggaggaCGAGAGGAAGaagctgctggaggagcagggcaAAATGATGGATCAGAAACTGAAG GAGCAAGAGGCCCTGCTGAGGGAGGGGTTCCGGGAGGAGGCCCGACGCCTGGAGAACGAGATCCGGGGCCTGCAGCAGCAAAACGAGGAGATCCAGAAGCCATCATGGATCCAATCGGCACTGGGGACGCTGGGTGACGTGGCCTCCCTCGTGCTACCCGGCTTTGTTGGCAAGGCTGCCGGGGTCGTCACCAACCTCGTCCGGCGCCTGTTCTGA